From Enterococcus mundtii, the proteins below share one genomic window:
- a CDS encoding signal peptidase I, which produces MPIYKKITFFSSISLVVLLAIILCVVLLPRVFGLTPHIIDDQAMASSYAEGSLIYVQKRKTDTILVGDVITYYENSGKHIVTRRVVAIEDQHQYFYTKADGKTQIEVEAVRDRNIIGTPVFKIPYIGLLFSRHAFNWMKWVFLGIAVCLSSITAWHTYLELKKRREKETDFFSDMQ; this is translated from the coding sequence GTGCCTATCTATAAAAAAATAACTTTTTTCAGTTCGATTTCGTTAGTGGTTCTTCTAGCAATCATTTTGTGTGTCGTGCTGCTCCCTCGAGTATTCGGACTGACACCGCATATCATTGATGATCAAGCGATGGCATCGTCTTATGCAGAAGGAAGTCTGATCTATGTACAGAAAAGAAAGACAGATACGATTTTAGTTGGAGATGTGATCACCTACTATGAAAATTCAGGTAAACATATCGTGACAAGAAGGGTCGTTGCTATTGAAGATCAACACCAGTATTTTTACACGAAAGCTGATGGAAAAACGCAAATCGAAGTTGAAGCAGTACGAGATCGTAATATTATTGGCACGCCTGTATTCAAGATCCCGTACATAGGGTTATTGTTCTCACGGCATGCGTTCAATTGGATGAAATGGGTATTCTTAGGAATCGCTGTATGCTTGTCTTCCATTACAGCTTGGCATACCTACCTTGAACTGAAAAAACGCCGAGAGAAAGAAACTGATTTTTTTTCTGACATGCAATAA
- a CDS encoding O-methyltransferase, which yields MRNEMMHRPVVKEELLDFMRTKQKQLTGELGKVEEEAHAAEVPIIPHETVVFLQFLLGQIKPKEVLEIGAAIGFSSSLMAQVIGKDGHVTTIDRFDVMIRKAKATYERLEMTDRVTLLEGQAADILPTLTGPYDFIFMDSAKSKYIEFLPECLRVLKKGGVLMVDDIFQGGTILLSDEEIPRGKRAIHRKLNEFLRVVMEHPDLTSTLLPLGDGVILITKEAETIDL from the coding sequence ATGCGTAATGAAATGATGCATCGTCCCGTTGTAAAAGAAGAGTTATTGGATTTTATGCGGACAAAACAAAAACAGTTAACTGGAGAATTGGGGAAAGTCGAAGAGGAAGCACATGCGGCGGAAGTGCCGATCATTCCTCATGAGACGGTCGTCTTTTTGCAGTTTTTATTAGGACAGATCAAACCAAAAGAAGTACTTGAAATCGGAGCTGCGATTGGATTTTCATCTAGTTTGATGGCGCAAGTCATTGGAAAAGACGGTCATGTGACGACGATCGATCGCTTTGACGTAATGATCAGAAAAGCGAAAGCGACGTATGAGCGTTTAGAGATGACGGATCGAGTGACATTATTAGAAGGCCAAGCGGCTGATATTTTGCCAACATTGACTGGTCCTTATGACTTTATATTTATGGATAGTGCAAAATCAAAATATATCGAATTCTTGCCTGAATGCCTTCGTGTGTTGAAAAAAGGCGGCGTCTTGATGGTTGATGATATTTTTCAAGGAGGGACGATTCTTCTGTCAGATGAAGAGATCCCAAGAGGAAAACGAGCGATCCATCGTAAATTGAATGAATTTCTACGCGTGGTCATGGAACATCCAGATTTGACCTCTACGTTGTTACCTTTGGGTGATGGTGTGATTTTGATCACGAAAGAGGCAGAAACGATCGACTTATAA